One region of Elstera cyanobacteriorum genomic DNA includes:
- the gltB gene encoding glutamate synthase large subunit yields the protein MTDQKKTEIIESGEAFTAAYARNQAHLTATGMYHPSEEHDACGVGFVAAIDGKPTRAVVEAAIQALKSIWHRGAVDADGKTGDGAGIHLQVPQTFFLDYVRQIGHPARENEKLAVGMVFLPRTDLDAQERCRCIVEAEILNFGYTIHGWRQVPVNVDICGEKANASRPEIEQIIIANPRGVNESQFENDLFVIRRRIEKRVAEARINDFYICSLSCRSIIYKGMFLAEQCTAFYPDLLDPRFISNFAIYHQRYSTNTFPTWRLAQPFRVLAHNGEINTLRGNVNWMACHEPRMASDVFGDLMEDIKPIVQPGSSDSAALDSVFEVLIRGGRPLPMVKTLCVPEAWNPDEGTTPDSWRDLYSYCNSVMEPWDGPAALAAYDGRWVLGGMDRNGLRPMRYVITGDGLLIAGSEAGMVKVDEQTVLEKGRLGPGMMIGVDLQRGRVFHDAEIKDELASRKPFGRWVQQITRIDGIIKGHSLPVERLDRDTLRRQQIAVGWTTEDLELILHPMVEDAKEAVGSMGDDTPLAVLSGQYRPLSHYFRQNFSQVTNPPIDSLRERRVMTIRTRLGNLGNILEEDESQCHLLQLDSPILSTAEFLAMRAYMADTAAEVDCTFDPKGGEFALRDALKRVQREAEDAVRAGCTHLVLTDAAISQGRAPLPMILAAGGVHSHLVRQNLRTFTSLNVRSAECLDVHYCAVLIGVGATTINAYLAEEAIADRHARGLFGTLPLEDCIKRFKKAIDDGLLKILSKMGISVLSSYRGGYNFEAIGLSRTLVAEFFPGMTSRISGLGMSGIQEEVTGQHAKAFQGDAAVLPIGGFYRYRRKGETHAWTADLIHMLQTAVATDSYATYKKYSDATRKLPPIALRDLLDFKGGRNAVPQEEVESITQIRQRFVTPGMSLGALGPEAHRTLGIAMNRIGAKSDSGEGGEDSKYFKPLPNGDNANSAIKQVASGRFGVTADYLVNCRELEIKVAQGAKPGEGGQLPGFKVTEMIARLRHSTPGVMLISPPPHHDIYSIEDLAQLIYDLKQINPNCMVCVKLVARSGIGTIAAGVAKAKADIILISGQVGGTGASPQTSIKFAGAPWEMGLSEVHQVLTLNRLRHRIRLRTDGGIKTGRDVVIAAMLGAEEFGVGTASLVAMGCIMVRQCHSNTCPVGVCTQDEALRAKYDGSPEKVVNLFSFIAEEVREILADLGVRSLNEIIGRTDLLSQVSRGAHTLDDLDLNPLLAQADPGEYPRYCTLEGRNEVPDTLDAQIVKDAHPVFEAGEKMQLTYNIRNTYRAIGTRLSYHLTKQFGMTGLNHDHVTVRLRGSAGQSLGAFAVQGLTLEVFGDANDYVGKGLSGGRIIVRPMTASPLVTNRNTIIGNTVLYGATAGQLFAAGQAGERFAVRNSGAQVVVEGCGSNGCEYMTGGTAVILGAVGDNFGAGMTGGMAFVYDEDDSFRHRINPETVLHHRVDVPHWENILRDLIEQHVQATGSKWAMSLLADWDRQIGHFWQVVPREMIGRLQVPTQLAAASAAE from the coding sequence ATGACGGATCAGAAGAAAACCGAGATCATCGAATCGGGCGAAGCCTTTACCGCTGCCTATGCCCGCAATCAGGCCCATCTGACCGCGACGGGGATGTATCATCCGTCCGAAGAGCATGACGCGTGCGGCGTCGGCTTTGTGGCGGCCATCGACGGCAAGCCGACGCGCGCCGTGGTGGAAGCCGCTATTCAGGCGCTGAAGTCGATTTGGCATCGCGGCGCGGTCGATGCCGACGGCAAGACCGGCGACGGTGCGGGTATCCATCTTCAGGTGCCGCAGACCTTCTTCCTCGATTACGTTCGCCAGATCGGCCATCCGGCGCGGGAGAATGAGAAGCTGGCAGTCGGCATGGTCTTCCTGCCGCGTACCGATTTGGATGCGCAGGAACGCTGCCGCTGCATCGTCGAAGCCGAAATCCTGAACTTCGGCTATACCATTCACGGCTGGCGCCAGGTGCCGGTGAACGTCGATATTTGCGGTGAAAAGGCCAATGCCTCGCGCCCGGAAATCGAACAGATCATCATCGCCAACCCGCGCGGCGTGAACGAAAGCCAGTTCGAAAACGATCTGTTCGTCATTCGCCGCCGCATTGAAAAGCGGGTAGCCGAGGCGCGGATCAACGATTTCTACATCTGTTCGTTGTCCTGCCGGTCGATCATCTACAAGGGCATGTTCCTGGCCGAACAATGCACCGCCTTCTATCCCGACCTGCTGGACCCGCGGTTTATCTCGAATTTTGCGATTTACCATCAGCGCTATTCGACCAATACTTTCCCGACGTGGCGCCTGGCCCAGCCGTTCCGCGTGCTGGCGCACAACGGCGAAATCAACACGCTGCGCGGCAATGTCAATTGGATGGCCTGCCACGAACCGCGCATGGCGAGCGACGTGTTCGGCGATCTGATGGAAGATATTAAGCCGATCGTGCAGCCCGGCAGCTCCGATTCGGCGGCGCTCGATAGCGTGTTCGAAGTGCTGATTCGCGGTGGCCGTCCGCTGCCGATGGTGAAAACCCTGTGCGTGCCGGAAGCCTGGAACCCCGACGAAGGCACGACGCCCGATAGCTGGCGCGACCTATATTCCTACTGCAATAGCGTGATGGAACCCTGGGATGGTCCGGCGGCGCTGGCCGCTTATGACGGGCGTTGGGTGCTGGGCGGCATGGATCGTAACGGTCTGCGCCCGATGCGCTACGTCATCACCGGCGACGGTCTGCTGATTGCCGGGTCGGAAGCCGGGATGGTCAAGGTCGATGAACAGACGGTGCTGGAAAAGGGCCGCCTGGGGCCGGGGATGATGATCGGCGTCGATCTGCAGCGTGGGCGCGTGTTCCACGATGCGGAGATTAAGGACGAGCTGGCGTCGCGCAAGCCGTTCGGGCGCTGGGTGCAGCAGATCACCCGCATCGATGGTATCATTAAAGGTCATTCCCTGCCGGTCGAACGGCTGGACCGCGATACGCTGCGCCGCCAGCAGATCGCCGTTGGCTGGACCACGGAAGACCTGGAACTAATCCTGCACCCGATGGTGGAGGACGCCAAGGAAGCCGTCGGCTCGATGGGCGACGATACGCCGCTCGCGGTGCTGTCGGGCCAATATCGGCCGCTGTCGCACTATTTCCGCCAGAACTTCAGCCAGGTCACCAATCCGCCCATCGATTCGCTGCGCGAACGCCGGGTGATGACGATCCGCACGCGCCTCGGCAACCTCGGCAACATCCTCGAAGAAGATGAAAGCCAGTGCCATCTGCTGCAGCTCGACAGCCCGATTCTGTCCACGGCGGAATTCCTGGCGATGCGCGCTTATATGGCCGATACCGCCGCTGAAGTGGACTGCACCTTCGACCCCAAGGGCGGCGAGTTCGCCCTGCGCGATGCGCTGAAGCGCGTTCAGCGTGAGGCCGAAGACGCGGTGCGTGCCGGCTGCACCCATCTGGTGCTGACCGATGCGGCCATCAGCCAAGGCCGGGCGCCGCTGCCGATGATCCTGGCGGCGGGCGGTGTTCATAGCCACCTTGTGCGGCAGAACCTGCGCACCTTTACCTCGCTGAACGTCCGCTCGGCGGAATGCTTGGATGTGCATTATTGCGCGGTGTTGATCGGCGTCGGCGCGACGACGATCAACGCCTATCTGGCGGAAGAAGCCATCGCCGACCGTCACGCGCGCGGCCTGTTCGGCACCTTGCCGCTCGAAGACTGCATTAAGCGCTTTAAGAAGGCCATCGACGACGGGCTGCTGAAGATCCTGTCCAAGATGGGCATTTCGGTGCTGTCGTCCTATCGCGGCGGCTATAATTTCGAAGCGATTGGCCTGTCGCGCACCCTGGTGGCGGAATTCTTCCCCGGCATGACCAGCCGTATTTCCGGCCTGGGGATGAGCGGTATTCAAGAAGAGGTGACCGGCCAGCACGCCAAAGCGTTCCAGGGCGATGCGGCCGTGCTGCCCATCGGCGGCTTCTACCGCTATCGCCGCAAGGGCGAAACCCACGCCTGGACGGCGGACCTGATCCATATGCTGCAAACGGCGGTCGCCACCGACAGCTATGCGACCTACAAGAAATATTCCGACGCGACCCGCAAGCTGCCGCCGATTGCCCTGCGCGATCTCCTAGACTTCAAGGGCGGCCGCAATGCCGTTCCGCAGGAAGAAGTGGAATCGATCACCCAGATTCGCCAGCGCTTTGTCACGCCGGGCATGTCCCTGGGCGCGCTTGGGCCGGAAGCCCACCGCACGCTCGGGATCGCCATGAACCGCATCGGGGCGAAGTCCGATAGCGGTGAAGGCGGGGAAGATTCGAAGTACTTCAAGCCGCTGCCGAACGGCGACAACGCCAATTCGGCGATCAAGCAGGTGGCGTCGGGCCGCTTCGGCGTGACGGCGGATTACCTCGTCAACTGCCGCGAGCTTGAAATCAAGGTTGCCCAGGGCGCGAAGCCCGGCGAAGGCGGGCAGTTGCCCGGCTTCAAGGTGACCGAGATGATCGCCCGCCTGCGTCATTCCACCCCCGGCGTGATGCTAATCTCGCCGCCGCCGCACCATGACATCTATTCGATCGAAGATTTGGCGCAGCTCATTTACGACCTGAAGCAGATCAACCCGAACTGCATGGTCTGCGTGAAGCTGGTCGCCCGCTCCGGCATCGGTACGATTGCGGCAGGTGTGGCTAAGGCTAAGGCGGATATCATCCTGATCTCGGGCCAGGTCGGCGGGACGGGTGCCAGCCCGCAAACCTCGATTAAATTCGCGGGCGCCCCGTGGGAAATGGGCCTCTCCGAAGTCCATCAGGTGCTGACCCTCAACCGGCTGCGGCATCGCATCCGTCTGCGCACCGACGGCGGCATCAAGACCGGGCGCGATGTGGTCATCGCGGCGATGCTCGGGGCCGAAGAATTCGGCGTCGGTACGGCGTCGCTGGTGGCGATGGGCTGCATCATGGTCCGCCAGTGCCATAGCAATACCTGCCCGGTCGGCGTCTGCACCCAAGACGAAGCCCTGCGCGCTAAATACGATGGCTCGCCGGAAAAAGTGGTGAACCTCTTCAGCTTCATCGCCGAAGAAGTTCGCGAAATCTTGGCCGACCTCGGCGTGCGCTCGCTGAATGAAATCATTGGGCGGACGGATCTGCTAAGCCAGGTCAGCCGTGGCGCCCATACGCTCGATGATCTCGATCTCAACCCGCTGCTGGCCCAGGCCGATCCGGGCGAATATCCGCGCTATTGCACGCTGGAAGGCCGCAACGAGGTGCCGGATACGCTGGATGCGCAGATCGTCAAGGATGCCCATCCGGTGTTCGAGGCGGGTGAGAAGATGCAGCTCACCTACAACATCCGCAACACCTACCGCGCTATCGGTACCCGCCTGTCGTATCATTTGACCAAGCAGTTCGGCATGACCGGGCTGAACCATGATCACGTCACCGTGCGCTTGCGCGGCTCGGCGGGTCAGTCCTTGGGGGCCTTTGCGGTGCAAGGGCTGACGCTGGAAGTTTTCGGCGATGCCAATGACTATGTGGGTAAGGGCCTGTCGGGCGGGCGTATCATCGTGCGTCCAATGACTGCCAGCCCGCTGGTGACGAACCGCAATACGATCATTGGGAACACGGTGCTCTACGGCGCGACGGCGGGCCAATTGTTCGCGGCGGGGCAGGCGGGTGAACGCTTTGCCGTGCGCAACTCCGGCGCCCAAGTGGTCGTCGAAGGCTGCGGATCGAACGGTTGCGAGTATATGACCGGCGGTACGGCGGTTATTCTCGGCGCGGTCGGCGATAATTTCGGTGCAGGCATGACCGGCGGCATGGCCTTCGTCTACGACGAAGACGATAGCTTCCGGCATCGCATCAACCCCGAAACCGTGCTGCATCACCGCGTCGACGTGCCCCATTGGGAAAACATCCTGCGCGATCTGATCGAACAGCATGTTCAGGCTACGGGGTCGAAGTGGGCGATGAGCTTGCTGGCCGATTGGGATCGTCAGATCGGTCATTTCTGGCAGGTGGTGCCGCGTGAAATGATTGGCCGTCTGCAAGTCCCGACGCAATTGGCGGCCGCCAGCGCCGCCGAATAA
- a CDS encoding DeoR/GlpR family DNA-binding transcription regulator, giving the protein MHEQERAQLILKLTRERVVVPVRELIARTGVSSATIRRDLTELADAGLIRRVHGGVQSLDAADFAPRVPQAPVPVPGHDPRKTAIARAAVDLCEDGEAIIISAGATAYQMVEPLIHRRLHILTNSFPIASALLAASTESRVVLPGGEVYPEQGIVLSPFEDDAVQHYSASKLFMSCYGLSPMGVIEADPLIARANLKLLKRAQDVILMVVGSKFENRGSISLCPLDRLRMVITDPSAPPPALDGLRAAGVEVRVVQPVG; this is encoded by the coding sequence ATGCACGAACAAGAACGAGCGCAATTGATCCTCAAGCTGACGCGCGAAAGGGTGGTGGTTCCCGTGCGCGAGTTGATCGCCCGCACGGGCGTTTCCAGCGCTACGATCCGCCGCGATTTGACCGAGCTTGCCGATGCGGGGTTGATCCGCCGGGTTCACGGCGGGGTGCAGTCCTTGGATGCGGCGGATTTCGCCCCCCGCGTCCCGCAAGCGCCCGTGCCGGTACCCGGCCATGATCCGCGTAAAACGGCGATTGCTCGCGCGGCGGTCGATCTTTGTGAGGATGGCGAGGCGATTATCATCAGCGCGGGGGCGACGGCCTACCAGATGGTGGAGCCGCTGATTCACCGGCGTCTGCATATCCTCACCAACTCCTTCCCCATTGCCAGCGCCCTGCTGGCGGCGAGCACGGAAAGCCGGGTGGTGCTGCCGGGTGGCGAAGTGTATCCCGAACAGGGGATCGTTCTCTCGCCGTTTGAAGACGATGCGGTTCAGCATTATTCCGCCTCCAAACTTTTCATGAGCTGCTATGGCCTGTCGCCTATGGGAGTGATCGAGGCCGATCCGCTGATCGCCCGCGCCAATCTAAAGCTGCTGAAGCGCGCGCAGGATGTGATCCTGATGGTCGTGGGGTCGAAGTTCGAGAACCGCGGGTCGATCAGCCTGTGCCCGCTCGACCGGCTGCGCATGGTGATTACCGATCCCAGCGCGCCCCCGCCGGCGTTGGACGGGTTGCGGGCGGCCGGGGTTGAGGTGCGGGTCGTCCAACCGGTCGGATAA
- a CDS encoding metallophosphoesterase family protein: MLIALMTDLHSNREAFSACLAHARARGADRFVFLGDYVGYGADPLWVVQTVAALVAEGAIAVRGNHDEAALGRNDRMNEAAQAAIRWTIPQLDTAALAFLAGLPLTVPDDDRLYVHADASAPERWRYVTDALTARTSLEGTAARLVFSGHVHEPCVYSLSSLDKITRFIPSAGVPVPLLPPRRWLGLIGSVGQPRDGNPAAAYALYDTRTAMLTAQRVPYDIATAAAKIRAAGLPALLADRLFRGH, from the coding sequence ATGCTGATCGCGCTGATGACCGATCTTCACAGCAACCGGGAAGCGTTCAGCGCCTGCCTTGCGCATGCGCGGGCGCGTGGGGCTGATCGGTTCGTTTTTCTCGGCGATTACGTCGGCTATGGCGCCGATCCGCTGTGGGTCGTGCAGACCGTGGCGGCGCTGGTGGCCGAGGGCGCCATTGCCGTGCGCGGTAATCATGATGAGGCCGCCCTGGGCCGCAACGACCGGATGAACGAAGCGGCGCAAGCAGCGATTCGCTGGACGATCCCGCAGCTTGATACGGCGGCGCTGGCGTTTCTCGCTGGGTTACCGTTAACCGTGCCCGATGATGATCGGCTCTATGTTCATGCCGATGCCTCGGCGCCGGAGCGTTGGCGCTACGTGACCGATGCGCTGACCGCCCGCACCAGTCTGGAAGGCACGGCAGCCCGGCTGGTCTTCTCGGGCCATGTCCACGAACCCTGCGTCTATAGCCTCTCGTCGCTGGATAAGATCACACGCTTCATTCCGTCCGCCGGGGTGCCGGTGCCCTTGCTGCCGCCCCGCCGTTGGCTGGGGCTAATCGGCTCGGTCGGTCAACCGCGCGACGGCAACCCGGCGGCGGCCTATGCGCTCTATGATACCCGCACGGCGATGCTGACCGCACAGCGGGTTCCTTACGACATCGCAACGGCGGCAGCGAAAATCCGTGCGGCGGGGCTGCCCGCCTTGCTGGCTGACCGTCTGTTCCGGGGGCACTAA
- a CDS encoding serine/threonine protein kinase yields MVLKFEPGRVIDGFTIEAQLHRGGMAVLWAVRPPTGEPPLIMKVPILSEGEDPAAIVSFEMEQMILPRLTGPHVPKFIARGEVSGIPYLVMERIEGRPVLDRLPDLPLPVAEVADLGARIAQALHALHRQDVIHLDVKPSNLMERPSGEMVLIDFGLSAHLHLPDLMAEEFRLPYGTAPYMAPEQVLGQRRDARSDIFALGALLYFFLTNVRPFGDPQTLKGLKKRLWRDPVPPRKLRPDCPPWLQEIILRCLSVDPKDRHPTAAQLALDLRAPEQMPLTARAERLAQDGGLTVWRRRMRQDTLLTVSRDYRSEAPIILVAIDPATQSDAVADAMRATVRQVLGALPHARLACVNVLKLNRLGLDTTLDETGTNKHMQRLLDLGHWARPLGLGEARVTFHVLEALSPAAAILDFARANHIDHIVMSARARSTLRSMLGSVSAEVAAEAPCTVTVVRPGHDGEGHEGTPS; encoded by the coding sequence ATGGTTCTGAAATTTGAACCCGGGCGCGTCATCGACGGGTTTACAATCGAAGCCCAACTGCATCGTGGCGGTATGGCGGTACTCTGGGCGGTTCGGCCGCCGACGGGGGAGCCGCCGCTGATCATGAAAGTACCGATCCTGTCGGAAGGTGAAGACCCGGCGGCCATCGTCAGTTTCGAAATGGAACAGATGATCCTGCCGCGCCTCACTGGCCCCCATGTGCCAAAGTTCATCGCGCGGGGGGAGGTGAGTGGCATCCCCTATCTGGTGATGGAGCGGATCGAGGGCCGCCCCGTGCTCGACCGGTTGCCCGACTTGCCATTGCCAGTGGCGGAAGTTGCCGATCTCGGCGCCCGCATTGCCCAGGCGCTGCACGCTTTGCACCGGCAGGATGTTATCCATCTCGACGTGAAACCATCGAACCTGATGGAACGCCCCTCCGGCGAGATGGTGTTGATCGACTTCGGCCTGTCGGCCCATCTGCATTTGCCCGATTTGATGGCCGAAGAATTTCGGCTGCCCTATGGCACCGCCCCCTATATGGCGCCGGAACAGGTACTGGGGCAGCGGCGCGATGCGCGGTCGGATATTTTCGCCCTGGGGGCGCTGCTCTATTTCTTCCTGACCAATGTGCGGCCCTTCGGCGATCCGCAAACCTTGAAAGGCCTTAAGAAACGCTTGTGGCGCGATCCGGTCCCCCCGCGCAAACTGCGCCCCGACTGCCCGCCCTGGCTGCAAGAGATTATCCTGCGCTGCCTCTCCGTCGATCCGAAGGATCGGCACCCAACGGCGGCGCAATTGGCGTTGGATCTGCGCGCGCCGGAACAAATGCCGCTGACCGCCCGCGCCGAGCGGCTGGCGCAAGATGGGGGTCTCACCGTCTGGCGGCGCCGGATGCGGCAGGATACGCTGCTGACAGTATCGCGCGATTATCGCAGCGAGGCGCCGATTATTTTGGTGGCCATCGACCCCGCCACCCAATCGGACGCCGTGGCGGATGCCATGCGCGCCACCGTTCGGCAAGTTCTGGGGGCGCTACCGCACGCGCGGCTTGCCTGCGTCAACGTCCTGAAGCTCAACCGTCTGGGGCTGGATACGACGCTGGATGAAACCGGCACGAACAAACATATGCAACGGTTGCTCGACCTTGGCCATTGGGCGCGGCCCCTGGGGTTGGGGGAGGCACGGGTGACGTTTCACGTGTTGGAGGCCCTATCCCCCGCGGCGGCGATCCTCGATTTTGCGCGGGCCAATCACATCGACCATATCGTGATGAGTGCGCGGGCACGCTCCACCCTGCGCTCCATGCTCGGCAGCGTTTCGGCGGAAGTCGCTGCGGAAGCCCCCTGCACGGTTACGGTCGTTCGGCCCGGACATGACGGCGAGGGGCACGAGGGGACGCCCTCTTGA
- a CDS encoding copper chaperone PCu(A)C, translating into MSLSFLRAALLGLTLAAGAAEAHDFKAGPITINHPFARATTSSMSNGAAYMVLTNTGAAADRLLSAAAPVAERVELHMNVKKDTVVEMHHIGALDLQPGQKAELSPAGTFHLMLMGLKQPLKLGSSFPLTLTFEKAGAVTVTVTVERAGSTGPAAGQHH; encoded by the coding sequence ATGTCCTTATCCTTTCTCCGCGCGGCCCTGCTGGGGCTGACGCTAGCTGCCGGTGCGGCAGAGGCCCATGACTTCAAAGCCGGGCCGATTACCATCAATCACCCCTTCGCCCGCGCTACCACCAGTTCGATGAGCAATGGCGCCGCCTATATGGTGTTGACCAATACCGGCGCTGCCGCCGACCGGCTGCTGTCTGCCGCTGCCCCGGTGGCCGAGCGGGTAGAGCTTCATATGAATGTGAAGAAAGATACGGTCGTTGAGATGCATCACATCGGTGCGCTCGATCTGCAGCCGGGACAGAAGGCCGAGTTAAGCCCGGCGGGCACGTTTCATCTGATGCTGATGGGACTGAAGCAGCCGTTGAAGCTGGGGAGCAGCTTTCCCTTAACGCTGACCTTCGAGAAGGCTGGGGCGGTGACCGTTACGGTGACGGTGGAGCGCGCCGGATCAACCGGCCCCGCCGCCGGTCAGCACCATTAG
- a CDS encoding polysaccharide biosynthesis/export family protein, whose protein sequence is MDPIRKPTPARNRFIALAAAASLGLLTACGGGISLPGDQAPATIANPAETYVLEPGNRIRVTVFNQPNLSGDFQLDPGGALTLPLIGSVPSTGVTARGLAERLEERMKRDGYLLEPRVTVEVLTFNPFYVMGEVRAPGEFPYAMGMTVLSAIARAGGYDYRGRQGEVVLVRTSGGKQQEFRANERTPILPGDIVRVLERNF, encoded by the coding sequence ATGGACCCTATTCGGAAGCCAACCCCCGCCCGCAACCGTTTTATCGCCTTGGCCGCTGCTGCCAGCCTGGGGCTGCTGACCGCCTGCGGCGGCGGTATTTCGCTGCCGGGCGATCAGGCCCCGGCGACCATCGCCAATCCTGCCGAAACCTATGTGCTGGAGCCGGGAAACCGCATCCGCGTCACCGTGTTCAATCAGCCCAACTTATCCGGCGATTTCCAGCTCGATCCAGGCGGCGCGCTGACCCTGCCGCTCATCGGCTCGGTCCCGTCTACTGGGGTGACCGCGCGCGGTTTGGCCGAACGGCTGGAAGAACGGATGAAGCGCGACGGCTATCTGCTGGAGCCGCGCGTGACGGTGGAAGTGCTGACCTTCAATCCCTTTTATGTGATGGGCGAAGTCCGTGCGCCGGGTGAGTTTCCCTATGCGATGGGCATGACCGTTTTGTCGGCGATTGCGCGCGCTGGGGGCTATGATTACCGGGGCCGTCAGGGCGAGGTTGTTTTGGTCCGCACCTCTGGCGGCAAGCAGCAGGAATTCCGCGCCAACGAACGCACCCCGATCCTGCCGGGCGATATCGTCCGCGTCTTGGAACGCAATTTCTAA
- a CDS encoding metallophosphoesterase family protein, whose translation MVLRAGFLARLRQRFGGATAALDSRSEPGSGALIYAIGDIHGCARELDDLHAKIAADAVQRLRVLARPVTLVYVGDYIDRGPDSAGVIDRLLAPPPVSGAERIFLRGNHEDAMLTFLADPEAGAEWLDYGGLETLSSYGVSPGGGPLWRHKLSEGLAARLPAPHRQFLETLRDRWSHGGYGFVHAGIRPGLAWEAQKTDDLLWIREPFLSSRTRFDRKIVHGHTITDRPDVRPNRVGIDTGAYHSGILTALVIDDATEAFLQTGAPAAS comes from the coding sequence ATGGTTCTGCGCGCTGGGTTTCTTGCCCGTCTGCGTCAACGGTTCGGGGGCGCGACGGCAGCCCTCGACAGCCGTTCGGAACCGGGTTCGGGGGCGCTGATCTATGCCATTGGGGATATTCACGGCTGCGCCCGGGAACTGGATGATCTGCACGCAAAGATTGCGGCTGATGCGGTGCAGCGCCTGAGGGTGTTAGCCAGGCCCGTCACGCTCGTTTACGTCGGCGATTATATCGACCGGGGGCCGGATAGCGCCGGGGTGATTGACCGCTTGCTGGCGCCGCCACCGGTTAGCGGTGCCGAGCGGATCTTTCTGCGCGGTAATCACGAAGACGCGATGCTAACCTTCCTCGCCGATCCCGAGGCGGGGGCCGAGTGGCTGGATTATGGCGGGCTTGAAACCTTAAGCAGCTATGGCGTCAGCCCCGGCGGTGGGCCCTTGTGGCGGCACAAACTCTCGGAAGGATTGGCCGCCCGGCTTCCTGCGCCCCATAGGCAGTTTCTGGAAACCCTGCGCGACCGATGGAGCCACGGGGGCTATGGGTTCGTCCACGCCGGGATTCGCCCCGGATTGGCGTGGGAGGCCCAGAAGACCGACGATCTTCTCTGGATTCGCGAACCATTTTTATCGAGCCGCACCCGGTTTGATCGCAAGATTGTCCACGGGCATACGATTACCGACCGGCCCGATGTGCGCCCGAACCGGGTTGGGATCGATACGGGCGCCTATCATTCCGGTATCCTAACCGCCTTGGTAATCGATGATGCCACGGAGGCATTTTTGCAGACGGGGGCGCCTGCAGCGTCATAA
- a CDS encoding outer membrane beta-barrel protein has protein sequence MMRLLKLGTWRQSSVIGLSVLMSCTALAQMPTRPDTSPGQDPRRAGGAKITTDPNPPTNIRESDDTEQLADRYQPKGITLGKFLLLPKVEIDQTYNDNIYATQHNTKGDFITVVRPEATLRLKEPNYTWNTNVQAELNQYWKYTDDNNVQGRFLTDGLYEINRDLEVSGSYNFSALVEDRGADDAVQGKEPTKLWMNDGRLGGKVRQGRYTFGLDAGVTSYSYDNVPTTVGTIDNSDRDRTQFLVSGRASYEIFPGYAAVLAASVNQRDYDRATDRAGYNRDSKGYRIEGGIGVDLAETIRGDFLVGYLSQDYKDKRFQDPAGLAFKASFNWTPSRLTLVVPTLERSIQETTVLNASGMVRTSASVLVRHEYARNILLTGFGGIYYDDFKGLNRDSVLYELRGRVTYAFNENVFVSAELAHRTKDSELTARSFSQNFIGLRLGLQM, from the coding sequence ATGATGCGACTGCTGAAATTGGGTACCTGGCGGCAAAGCAGTGTCATCGGTCTGTCGGTGCTCATGTCGTGCACGGCGCTGGCTCAGATGCCGACCCGTCCTGATACCTCGCCGGGGCAAGATCCGCGCCGGGCGGGGGGGGCAAAAATCACCACCGATCCCAACCCGCCGACCAATATCAGGGAAAGCGACGATACCGAACAACTCGCGGATCGGTATCAGCCGAAGGGCATTACCCTCGGTAAGTTCCTGCTGTTGCCAAAAGTTGAAATCGATCAGACTTATAACGATAATATCTATGCGACCCAGCATAATACGAAGGGTGATTTTATTACGGTCGTTCGGCCGGAGGCGACGCTTCGGTTGAAAGAGCCAAATTACACTTGGAACACCAATGTTCAAGCTGAGCTTAATCAATATTGGAAATATACCGACGATAACAATGTTCAAGGCCGTTTTTTGACGGATGGTCTCTATGAGATCAACCGTGATCTTGAGGTGAGCGGGAGCTATAATTTTTCGGCTCTTGTCGAGGATCGCGGGGCCGACGATGCGGTGCAGGGCAAAGAGCCGACAAAACTGTGGATGAACGATGGGCGGCTGGGCGGCAAGGTGCGCCAAGGCCGCTACACATTCGGTTTGGATGCGGGCGTTACCAGTTATTCCTACGACAACGTCCCGACGACGGTCGGCACCATCGATAATTCCGACCGCGACCGGACCCAGTTTCTTGTTTCGGGCCGGGCTTCTTATGAAATCTTCCCAGGCTATGCGGCGGTTCTCGCGGCGTCGGTGAACCAGCGCGACTATGATCGCGCAACTGACCGCGCGGGCTATAACCGCGACAGCAAAGGCTATCGCATCGAAGGCGGTATCGGCGTCGATCTCGCCGAGACCATTCGCGGCGATTTCTTGGTCGGCTATTTGTCGCAAGACTATAAGGACAAGCGCTTCCAAGATCCGGCAGGGCTGGCGTTTAAGGCGTCGTTCAACTGGACGCCGTCGCGCCTGACCTTGGTCGTCCCCACTCTCGAACGGTCGATCCAGGAAACGACGGTCCTGAATGCCTCGGGGATGGTCCGCACCTCGGCGTCGGTCTTGGTCCGCCATGAATATGCCCGCAATATTCTGCTGACCGGTTTCGGCGGCATCTATTACGATGATTTTAAGGGCTTGAACCGCGACTCGGTGCTGTACGAGCTGCGGGGGCGCGTTACCTATGCCTTCAATGAAAATGTCTTCGTCAGCGCCGAGCTTGCGCACCGGACGAAGGACTCGGAGTTGACGGCGCGTAGCTTCAGCCAGAACTTCATCGGGTTGCGCCTTGGGTTGCAGATGTAG